The proteins below are encoded in one region of Fibrella aestuarina BUZ 2:
- a CDS encoding LysM peptidoglycan-binding domain-containing protein: MKGKLTSEQRAAIKAERINGESLSSLADRYQVSIQTILRVAGSLTPKSEEAKRIRYSADTKRQAVELYLSGVDGPAVAKHYGMSVTTLYSILRKSGQVRSRSLSEELQQQIIASHKQGLTPSRIGKRLNICPTVAAKYIDEAGLVRASATRNERDAAIIDEYLNGGTTTSLGRKYGIHERSVFHILRREKVPIRPQKRIDSETKHKILTDYESGLSTVKLAEKYDTSAKTIGKVVRALGGEVRSRFVDEEAKEKAVAAYLNGDITTDSAHLYGLSGPTLIEALRARGHKTRDRCQYDKLPTESMISDYRAGMTLTQIAEKNNTLMHLVYRALKNTGVFNEPENEQQIAAKKARFQEFGRKYSGPLSSQWQGGKTKLSALIRTSAQYRNWRLSVFKRDAFLCQHCGDATKRQDIEADHIYPFSRILSDYKIETLDEARNCAALWDLSNGRTLCKDCHKQTDTYLNGAKYYGRHMGDSQQKAL, from the coding sequence ATGAAAGGCAAGTTGACCAGTGAGCAAAGGGCCGCAATTAAGGCCGAGCGCATAAACGGGGAGTCTTTATCTTCCCTCGCTGACAGATACCAAGTAAGCATACAGACGATTCTCAGAGTAGCCGGAAGCCTTACCCCGAAAAGCGAAGAAGCGAAACGAATCAGGTATAGCGCCGATACGAAGCGACAGGCGGTTGAGCTTTATCTGAGTGGAGTAGACGGCCCCGCTGTTGCCAAGCACTACGGCATGAGCGTAACTACGCTATACTCTATACTCCGCAAGAGTGGGCAAGTGAGGTCGCGGAGCCTTAGCGAAGAACTCCAGCAGCAAATCATAGCCAGCCACAAGCAGGGGCTTACGCCTTCCAGAATCGGAAAGAGGCTCAATATCTGCCCTACCGTAGCTGCGAAGTACATTGACGAGGCGGGCTTAGTAAGGGCGTCAGCAACAAGAAACGAACGTGATGCCGCCATAATTGACGAGTACCTCAACGGTGGCACGACTACTTCGCTGGGCCGTAAATACGGCATACACGAAAGATCCGTGTTTCACATTCTCCGGCGCGAGAAAGTGCCGATAAGGCCGCAAAAGCGGATAGACTCTGAGACTAAGCACAAAATTTTAACTGATTACGAGTCGGGCCTGTCAACCGTGAAATTGGCGGAAAAATATGACACCAGTGCCAAAACAATAGGTAAAGTTGTTCGTGCGTTGGGTGGCGAGGTTAGGTCTCGATTTGTTGACGAAGAGGCCAAAGAAAAGGCGGTTGCCGCCTACCTGAATGGCGACATTACCACAGATAGCGCTCACCTCTATGGGCTTAGCGGGCCAACCTTGATAGAGGCACTACGGGCCAGAGGGCACAAGACGCGCGACAGGTGCCAGTACGATAAATTGCCTACTGAAAGTATGATTTCGGATTATCGGGCAGGAATGACGCTAACCCAAATTGCTGAAAAGAATAACACACTCATGCACCTTGTCTACAGGGCACTTAAGAACACAGGGGTATTTAATGAGCCGGAAAACGAACAGCAAATAGCTGCCAAAAAAGCCCGCTTTCAAGAGTTTGGTCGGAAATACAGCGGCCCACTTAGTTCGCAATGGCAGGGCGGAAAAACAAAACTGAGCGCCTTAATAAGAACCAGCGCACAGTACAGGAATTGGCGACTATCTGTTTTCAAACGAGACGCTTTTTTGTGCCAGCACTGCGGCGACGCAACTAAGCGCCAAGACATTGAAGCTGACCATATCTATCCATTTTCCCGGATTCTCAGCGACTACAAAATCGAAACGCTTGACGAGGCCCGCAACTGCGCCGCGCTGTGGGATTTGTCGAACGGCAGGACTTTATGTAAAGACTGTCACAAACAAACCGATACCTATCTGAACGGGGCAAAGTATTACGGCAGACATATGGGCGATTCTCAACAAAAGGCTTTATAG
- a CDS encoding tape measure protein: MSTTTIRLAIQAVSELPLVHQQLSKLIELTEQAKTVTQQAAQQHQAATQEQKAAIQQQVAEYRAALQQQTNALKAELDQQTAITRAEASQQTAAKKAEISQQTSIIRGEISQQTAALKAEASQQTAIVKGEQDRQTAALKAELNQQTALYRSELAQQNAAVRSHVSSAGSAFADLGSYVKAALTIEAIKQFTEQVVEAKSKIDLFKTALIQMTGTREEANKLFEQIQAMALKSPFEVEKLLETTQQLKAMGVATKDLLPTMDMLGNIASAVGMEKLPRLAKAFTDVQNRQKLYAGETRQFSEAGVNLYELLAKSMDKPLEQVIKLAQAHEISFAQVKKALQDATSSGGLYYNQMGIASQTLAGQTSNLADRFFFAKARLGDYYEEGLKNAITWTSKFIDALLGNGQAIQRTEAWLEAATAAYVTYRVAVSATATAKIRAAEAEAASTAATAANAAATTASSAATSRFSGVLTTLWTTITRNPLGALVTAVMAIVTATQLWQAATASMKETMGEQEQGLLREQTLLGATANVALNAAQGSDLRRQAIATIVQQYPEYFKGLNTETISNAQLRQVLSQVNLSYAQRIELAQKAYLVEQAVETQNKLFAKQLDLLNQVRERAPEYAYLVDRAGGSVKTLYEEIEKLAPAVQRHFQQQIEGGNVASKTWNALTNAVNGNWRGLMGAMNEIPGAIDANARQLDKYRTDQIDLEGKYHLDSKNLTLAHNAAMLGIASDNAEKYKTITVQSAAQIALEKAAQNQQTYKEKLAYLDKEEKAEIESVNKIRVAKDASDTEIAKATEVAQGKINGIIKTYQDKRVELSRNEWLKISEVIEQANKGLEEGEIQRLTIQTEGYKGAKERAKEYTELTKQTAQIEKEAARDVAQTQNERFKIEEQSRRKLFALVLDFASQESGLVGQMGRAAKAVFDNWDAISGKSKESAEQRVRETETLFNAAQARLTFLMDFGTGEQIQKQKQVVAGAKVTAEEAKTELEKVTASSQQAMAGLLSLGFQAFVALGKAVDEQIQAQRQAQADAFREFRDIHRGFYDWLIDASKEAYKQELESFSRGYDEKRTIIERFYEYQGELMKNRDGVDAQLAQVQEILDAKGDARALMRNSEQDQMAFEKAHLETRLKQIELEKQRLTDLHDAKLSQISEEFEARRDQINAEIDAAKDAFEIKKDLIEQERDKKKEAIEDQLSALKDSYDQQKALAQQQYDDAVQKVNDRYDAEKKALQDTYDFRRSLVEQSKADELEAAGIIDRLRDDVLERYRTTEVDKLTAQRDRILAGNLSEKERADVMNAFAERIGQVHKDVEDAKLDKSKANTIISKQLKQEEKDLTEKLKEEETNKIIELETRQKNEITDLKTQLKTTLDTYRQDFETKERELKGRIRDLEVDTKNKIEALQTELRNTITGYQNQLRDNELDAAHKKELANRAYIGAVRQAQAEAFEANKQISIIELRIAVLKLRAAGAAQGLIDQVNAMISELGGVSGPAAYGTPVVINPSGGIGGAYAAAQDVASKRGSDDVYRGWFTSDGAPVEVFYNPNDNKVITVYDAAKNPIQLRNADGYIPSTGKRFAQGTEYVDGPYPSGVDTIPALLNRGERVIPTEQNALLGNISNTELIARMLQPRLAIPVLPARLNLPDTVGMSGGSSAMLAELRELRKAIQDKELLQLNVDNGGIAAAMIAQDQKTTYHANRFQF, from the coding sequence ATGTCAACGACTACTATTCGCCTTGCTATCCAGGCGGTCAGTGAATTACCTCTCGTACACCAGCAACTTTCAAAGCTAATTGAGTTAACTGAGCAGGCTAAAACAGTAACTCAACAGGCGGCGCAGCAACATCAAGCCGCGACACAGGAGCAAAAGGCAGCTATTCAACAGCAGGTTGCCGAGTATCGCGCGGCCCTTCAACAGCAGACCAATGCACTAAAAGCTGAATTAGACCAGCAGACGGCCATTACACGAGCAGAGGCTAGTCAACAAACAGCCGCCAAAAAGGCAGAGATCAGTCAGCAAACAAGCATCATTCGCGGCGAAATCTCCCAGCAGACAGCCGCACTTAAAGCAGAGGCAAGTCAACAAACCGCCATTGTGAAGGGCGAACAAGATCGACAAACTGCCGCCCTGAAAGCCGAACTCAATCAACAGACGGCACTCTATCGTTCCGAATTAGCTCAGCAAAACGCCGCCGTGCGTAGCCATGTTTCAAGCGCAGGTAGTGCCTTTGCAGACCTAGGTTCTTATGTAAAGGCCGCGTTGACTATTGAGGCGATCAAGCAGTTTACCGAACAGGTCGTTGAGGCAAAGTCTAAGATTGACCTCTTCAAGACCGCGCTTATACAGATGACTGGTACGCGCGAAGAGGCCAATAAATTATTTGAGCAGATTCAGGCGATGGCGCTCAAGTCGCCTTTTGAGGTTGAAAAACTTCTGGAAACCACCCAACAGCTCAAGGCAATGGGGGTAGCTACAAAGGACCTATTGCCGACAATGGATATGCTAGGAAATATTGCCTCGGCTGTCGGCATGGAAAAATTACCTCGACTAGCTAAAGCGTTTACTGACGTACAGAACCGCCAAAAATTATACGCGGGCGAGACACGGCAATTTTCAGAAGCGGGCGTCAACCTCTACGAATTATTGGCAAAGTCGATGGACAAGCCCTTGGAGCAAGTTATCAAGCTGGCTCAAGCGCATGAAATTAGCTTTGCTCAGGTTAAAAAAGCCTTACAAGACGCTACCTCGTCAGGGGGGTTATACTACAATCAGATGGGTATTGCCTCGCAGACGTTGGCAGGGCAAACTTCCAACCTAGCTGACCGCTTCTTCTTTGCTAAGGCCCGCCTAGGCGACTACTACGAAGAGGGTCTCAAGAATGCGATTACCTGGACGAGCAAGTTTATCGACGCACTCTTAGGCAACGGGCAGGCTATCCAGCGTACAGAGGCTTGGTTAGAGGCCGCTACCGCAGCCTACGTTACTTACCGGGTAGCTGTAAGCGCTACCGCCACCGCCAAGATACGGGCGGCAGAGGCCGAGGCTGCCTCGACGGCGGCAACAGCGGCTAATGCGGCCGCCACGACCGCTAGCAGTGCGGCCACATCCCGTTTTTCAGGTGTCTTAACGACGCTGTGGACGACCATTACCCGCAACCCGCTTGGGGCGTTGGTAACAGCGGTTATGGCGATTGTGACCGCAACTCAGCTTTGGCAGGCTGCGACTGCGAGTATGAAAGAGACGATGGGCGAGCAGGAGCAAGGCTTACTACGGGAGCAGACCTTACTAGGGGCAACTGCAAATGTAGCTCTGAACGCGGCCCAAGGTAGTGATCTACGTCGCCAAGCTATCGCTACTATTGTGCAGCAGTATCCCGAATACTTCAAGGGGCTCAACACGGAGACGATCAGTAACGCCCAACTCAGGCAAGTGCTGTCTCAAGTAAACCTCAGCTACGCTCAACGGATCGAACTAGCGCAGAAAGCGTATCTGGTCGAACAGGCGGTAGAGACCCAGAACAAGCTATTTGCCAAGCAGCTTGACTTGCTGAATCAGGTACGTGAACGCGCTCCTGAGTACGCCTATTTAGTAGACCGCGCAGGAGGTAGCGTTAAAACGCTTTATGAAGAAATTGAGAAGTTGGCTCCTGCGGTTCAAAGACACTTTCAGCAGCAAATCGAGGGTGGCAATGTAGCCTCTAAGACATGGAATGCTCTCACTAACGCCGTGAATGGCAATTGGCGGGGATTGATGGGAGCCATGAATGAAATTCCCGGTGCTATTGACGCCAACGCCCGCCAACTTGACAAATACCGGACGGATCAGATCGATTTAGAGGGCAAATATCACTTAGATTCCAAAAACCTTACGCTGGCGCATAATGCTGCTATGCTCGGCATTGCCAGTGACAATGCCGAAAAGTACAAAACCATTACCGTCCAGTCTGCGGCCCAAATTGCGCTTGAAAAGGCTGCTCAGAATCAGCAGACCTATAAAGAAAAACTAGCCTACCTCGACAAAGAAGAAAAAGCCGAAATCGAGTCGGTCAACAAGATACGGGTCGCCAAAGATGCCAGTGATACCGAAATAGCCAAAGCGACAGAGGTTGCACAGGGCAAGATAAACGGCATTATCAAGACGTATCAGGATAAGCGAGTCGAACTAAGCCGTAATGAATGGCTCAAAATCAGTGAGGTAATTGAGCAGGCTAACAAGGGGCTTGAAGAGGGCGAAATCCAGCGGCTCACCATTCAGACAGAGGGCTACAAAGGGGCAAAGGAGCGAGCCAAAGAATACACAGAGTTAACCAAGCAAACGGCCCAAATTGAGAAAGAAGCGGCGCGTGACGTTGCTCAAACGCAGAACGAGCGATTCAAAATCGAAGAGCAATCCCGGCGCAAGCTCTTTGCGCTGGTACTGGATTTTGCCTCGCAGGAATCAGGCTTAGTCGGTCAAATGGGCAGGGCCGCGAAGGCGGTATTCGACAACTGGGATGCTATCTCGGGCAAGAGCAAAGAGAGCGCTGAGCAGCGGGTACGGGAAACCGAAACGCTGTTCAATGCCGCTCAGGCGCGACTTACGTTCTTAATGGACTTTGGTACGGGTGAGCAAATCCAGAAGCAGAAGCAGGTCGTTGCAGGGGCCAAAGTGACCGCCGAAGAGGCAAAGACTGAACTGGAAAAAGTCACGGCGTCGAGTCAGCAGGCAATGGCGGGTTTGCTGTCATTGGGCTTTCAGGCATTCGTAGCGCTCGGCAAAGCAGTAGATGAGCAAATTCAGGCCCAGCGTCAGGCTCAGGCAGATGCCTTCCGGGAATTTCGGGACATTCATCGCGGCTTTTACGACTGGTTGATTGATGCCAGTAAAGAAGCCTACAAACAGGAACTCGAATCGTTTAGCCGTGGCTACGACGAAAAGCGAACCATTATCGAGCGCTTTTACGAGTACCAGGGCGAATTGATGAAGAACCGCGACGGTGTAGATGCTCAATTGGCGCAGGTGCAAGAAATCCTCGACGCCAAGGGGGATGCGCGGGCTTTAATGCGCAATTCCGAACAAGATCAGATGGCGTTTGAAAAGGCGCATCTTGAAACCAGACTAAAGCAAATTGAACTTGAAAAGCAGAGGCTGACCGATTTACACGACGCCAAACTGAGCCAGATCAGCGAAGAGTTCGAGGCAAGAAGGGATCAGATAAACGCAGAGATCGACGCCGCAAAGGATGCTTTTGAGATCAAAAAAGACCTCATTGAGCAGGAGCGCGACAAAAAGAAAGAAGCCATTGAAGATCAGCTATCGGCGCTCAAAGACAGCTACGATCAACAAAAGGCACTCGCTCAGCAGCAATACGACGACGCCGTTCAAAAGGTCAACGACCGCTACGATGCCGAGAAAAAGGCACTACAGGATACTTACGACTTCCGGCGCTCTTTGGTTGAGCAGTCAAAAGCGGATGAATTAGAGGCGGCGGGTATCATTGATCGGTTGCGCGACGACGTTTTGGAGCGCTACCGTACGACCGAGGTTGATAAGCTGACCGCCCAACGTGACCGCATTTTGGCTGGTAACCTATCAGAAAAAGAACGGGCCGACGTAATGAACGCTTTTGCTGAGCGCATCGGTCAGGTTCATAAAGATGTTGAGGATGCTAAACTCGATAAGAGTAAGGCGAATACCATAATCAGCAAACAACTCAAACAGGAAGAAAAAGACCTGACCGAGAAGCTGAAAGAGGAGGAGACCAATAAGATTATTGAGTTAGAGACCCGGCAAAAGAACGAAATCACCGACCTAAAAACACAGCTTAAGACGACGCTCGATACCTACCGGCAGGATTTCGAGACGAAAGAAAGGGAGTTGAAGGGTCGGATTAGGGACCTGGAGGTTGATACAAAGAACAAGATTGAGGCGCTGCAAACCGAGCTTAGGAACACCATTACGGGTTATCAGAATCAACTACGTGACAACGAGCTTGACGCCGCGCACAAAAAAGAACTTGCCAACCGGGCTTATATAGGCGCGGTACGCCAAGCGCAGGCAGAAGCCTTTGAGGCTAATAAGCAGATAAGCATCATCGAGCTAAGAATCGCTGTACTCAAGCTACGGGCTGCTGGCGCGGCTCAGGGCTTGATCGATCAAGTGAATGCGATGATTAGCGAATTAGGCGGGGTCAGCGGCCCGGCTGCTTATGGTACGCCCGTTGTGATCAATCCAAGCGGCGGCATTGGCGGGGCTTACGCGGCAGCGCAGGATGTGGCCTCTAAGCGCGGCAGTGATGACGTATACCGGGGCTGGTTTACCAGTGACGGCGCACCCGTTGAGGTTTTTTACAACCCCAATGACAACAAGGTGATTACCGTTTACGACGCCGCTAAAAACCCAATACAGCTTCGTAATGCCGACGGCTATATACCCTCAACGGGCAAACGATTTGCTCAGGGCACCGAGTACGTCGATGGCCCCTACCCTAGCGGCGTAGACACGATACCCGCCCTGCTCAACCGGGGCGAACGGGTGATCCCAACCGAGCAAAACGCCCTGCTGGGCAATATCTCGAACACGGAGCTAATCGCCCGGATGCTACAGCCACGATTGGCGATCCCTGTTTTGCCCGCCCGGCTCAACCTGCCCGATACAGTCGGCATGAGCGGCGGCAGTAGTGCCATGCTGGCCGAACTACGGGAGCTACGTAAGGCGATTCAGGACAAAGAGTTGCTGCAGCTCAACGTCGACAACGGGGGCATTGCTGCCGCCATGATTGCCCAGGACCAAAAGACCACCTATCACGCTAATCGCTTCCAATTCTAA
- a CDS encoding tyrosine-type recombinase/integrase gives MATLSLLLNTKIYSDGTRPLMLSLIVQKGANGTSWKRRTLCRLKPHQWDKARRLVIDHPEKRLLNAQVFDAFQQAEARLQELSRYEQPIDAQYVLFGGQTPVESAITLLAHGRGYVERLALLSQTRTAEKYNGHLNRLAQFLGQTHTGTQKDIALSQVTEKWLLEFSVWLGANGCKSPNTLQRRMAFMTTLLNDARKRGLMHHEPMAFLRFKEQRVVKLKLTNNQVEQLKDLDVRGKLRDARNTFLLQVYAYGARIGDAVNWKKTDLRYREGGAYLVYRTQKTGDILEVKLNRAALDILAEYNATPGPYLLPWLSRYVPTPGLSEPEAKAEWLSKTESATAQINVQLKELARLAGIEGKLTSHVARHTFATLADAKITDKRKISAALSHKRFATTEIYLSELRSEEVNDAMCAVWE, from the coding sequence ATGGCAACACTTTCGCTCCTTCTCAACACAAAGATTTATAGTGATGGTACGCGCCCGTTAATGCTCTCGCTGATTGTACAGAAAGGCGCAAACGGGACTAGCTGGAAACGCCGCACCTTGTGCCGCTTAAAGCCCCACCAATGGGATAAAGCCCGTCGGCTCGTTATCGATCACCCTGAAAAGCGGCTACTGAACGCTCAGGTATTCGATGCTTTCCAGCAAGCCGAGGCCCGTTTGCAGGAGCTTTCTCGCTATGAGCAGCCCATTGATGCTCAATACGTCCTCTTTGGTGGGCAAACGCCTGTTGAATCGGCTATCACCTTATTGGCTCACGGTCGAGGCTACGTTGAGCGCTTGGCACTCTTGAGCCAGACGCGAACGGCTGAGAAGTACAACGGACACCTCAACCGCCTAGCTCAGTTTTTGGGCCAAACGCATACCGGCACGCAAAAAGACATTGCCCTTTCTCAAGTTACGGAGAAGTGGTTGCTTGAGTTCTCGGTTTGGTTGGGCGCTAACGGCTGCAAATCACCCAACACCTTACAGCGCCGCATGGCCTTTATGACTACGCTCTTAAATGACGCTCGTAAGCGGGGCCTAATGCACCACGAACCAATGGCGTTTCTGCGATTCAAAGAGCAGCGGGTTGTTAAGCTCAAACTCACGAACAATCAGGTAGAGCAACTTAAAGACCTCGACGTAAGAGGTAAGCTACGCGATGCCCGCAATACATTCCTATTGCAGGTTTACGCCTACGGCGCGCGCATTGGCGATGCAGTTAACTGGAAGAAAACCGACCTGCGCTACCGGGAGGGGGGTGCGTATCTGGTGTACCGCACCCAAAAAACGGGCGATATTTTGGAGGTAAAACTGAACCGGGCCGCGCTGGACATTCTGGCGGAATACAATGCCACCCCCGGCCCGTATTTATTGCCATGGCTGTCAAGGTACGTTCCTACGCCGGGCCTGTCTGAGCCGGAAGCGAAAGCTGAGTGGCTAAGCAAAACCGAATCGGCCACAGCGCAGATCAATGTGCAGCTAAAAGAATTGGCCCGACTAGCAGGCATTGAAGGTAAGTTAACCTCCCACGTGGCGCGGCACACCTTCGCCACACTGGCCGATGCTAAGATCACTGATAAGCGTAAGATCAGTGCAGCACTCTCTCATAAGCGGTTTGCTACCACTGAGATTTACCTGTCAGAATTGCGTTCGGAAGAGGTCAATGATGCCATGTGCGCCGTATGGGAGTAG
- a CDS encoding YopX family protein, which translates to MARIIKLRTWDSINRVLSPLSSLEQLTDPRYEVTQFTGLYDANGVEVWEGDITRWSNFDADDLTANYAHYLVIHHNGCFGTICNRGSDFSPFSDMLGWLEPNGVLRQIKDEVVGTKYTDLHLLDESGEWEGFDTARETVFHQLAL; encoded by the coding sequence ATGGCGCGCATAATAAAACTACGCACATGGGACAGCATCAACCGGGTGCTGTCCCCACTGTCAAGCCTTGAGCAGTTGACGGACCCGCGTTACGAGGTTACGCAGTTTACGGGGCTATATGACGCCAACGGCGTCGAGGTATGGGAGGGCGATATAACCCGTTGGTCAAACTTTGATGCCGACGACCTCACAGCCAACTACGCGCACTACTTGGTAATTCATCATAACGGTTGCTTTGGGACAATCTGCAACCGAGGCAGCGACTTTTCGCCGTTCTCAGATATGCTCGGCTGGTTGGAGCCTAACGGAGTGCTGAGACAGATCAAAGATGAAGTCGTAGGCACCAAATACACTGACCTGCATTTACTCGATGAGTCGGGTGAATGGGAAGGTTTTGACACGGCTAGGGAGACAGTATTTCATCAACTCGCTTTGTAA
- a CDS encoding HNH endonuclease — translation MNAGTKWLIQDAYTNGGESIKEIALRLELAEAEVSRALKGVRKQNELPAKEASEVFRIVLVTYDPEWQKALIAKLRTTPLYLDWRRAVLRRDRYRCQECGNTKGVQVDHIYPLSAIVHNRRINSLEEAAECELIWRVNNGRTLCPTCHKRTETYGAKAQQYWRNDEIDE, via the coding sequence ATGAACGCAGGCACAAAGTGGCTAATCCAAGACGCCTACACTAATGGTGGCGAGTCGATTAAGGAGATAGCCCTACGACTGGAATTGGCCGAAGCCGAAGTAAGTCGCGCCTTGAAGGGGGTTCGCAAGCAAAACGAACTACCGGCCAAAGAGGCCTCCGAAGTATTCAGGATTGTGCTGGTTACCTATGATCCTGAATGGCAAAAGGCATTGATAGCCAAACTACGGACAACGCCCTTGTATTTGGATTGGCGGCGGGCGGTACTCAGGCGGGATAGATACCGCTGCCAGGAATGCGGGAACACAAAGGGGGTTCAGGTCGATCACATATACCCCCTGTCGGCTATTGTTCACAATCGACGCATTAACAGCCTTGAAGAGGCGGCGGAATGTGAACTGATTTGGCGGGTAAACAATGGACGAACCCTTTGTCCGACCTGCCACAAACGCACCGAAACCTACGGGGCGAAGGCGCAGCAGTATTGGCGTAATGATGAAATAGACGAATAA
- a CDS encoding Arm DNA-binding domain-containing protein yields MELAILLRLDRLDKDGRAPIHLRVCWQGNKVRLSSGEKVKPADCR; encoded by the coding sequence ATGGAACTGGCTATACTGTTGCGCCTCGACCGGTTGGATAAAGACGGTCGGGCGCCCATACACCTGCGGGTGTGCTGGCAGGGCAACAAGGTGCGCTTGTCGAGTGGCGAAAAGGTGAAGCCTGCCGATTGTCGTTAA
- a CDS encoding helix-turn-helix domain-containing protein yields the protein MESIKQVVAEALREALKDSGLTQKEVGSKLNVGEPTVSKYLSGNQNLTLETIDEIAKALGLKVKVTFYK from the coding sequence ATGGAGAGCATTAAACAGGTTGTGGCAGAGGCGTTGCGCGAGGCCCTGAAAGATAGCGGGCTGACCCAGAAAGAGGTAGGCTCTAAATTGAATGTAGGCGAACCCACAGTGAGCAAATATTTAAGTGGTAATCAGAATCTTACGCTAGAAACCATTGACGAAATAGCGAAGGCGCTCGGCCTTAAGGTTAAAGTGACTTTCTATAAATAG
- a CDS encoding antA/AntB antirepressor family protein: protein MNALIQITTDTQGVSVVSARELHEFLEVKDKFAQWFSRRVDKYGLIEGQDFEAIEGFSQNGEKGGRPETDYALTLDCAKELSMVQNNQKGKEARQYFIEAEKQLRQVAQQMPALTTSEQLMLQLVQQNAAVLANQQVILERLQSDIADMQRGLPAPAKRQKTQLVLPLAVRESTPANVRSQITKYVNAAATRTGNSQQFVWNYLYNRLHHVYGFDVYQCPRGNGETWLDVIERYSQLDRLYTLTNAEEIYSE from the coding sequence ATGAACGCGCTGATTCAAATTACAACCGATACACAAGGTGTATCGGTTGTGTCAGCCCGCGAACTACACGAGTTCTTGGAGGTCAAAGACAAGTTTGCCCAGTGGTTCAGTCGGCGGGTTGATAAGTACGGATTGATCGAAGGTCAGGACTTTGAAGCCATTGAGGGTTTTTCCCAAAACGGGGAAAAAGGGGGTAGGCCCGAAACCGATTATGCGCTGACCCTGGATTGCGCCAAAGAACTGTCGATGGTGCAAAACAACCAGAAAGGCAAAGAGGCGCGGCAGTACTTTATTGAGGCCGAAAAGCAGTTGCGGCAGGTTGCTCAGCAAATGCCCGCGCTCACCACGTCGGAACAGTTGATGCTGCAACTCGTTCAGCAGAACGCCGCCGTACTCGCCAATCAGCAGGTAATCTTAGAGCGACTGCAAAGCGACATTGCCGATATGCAGCGCGGCTTACCTGCCCCCGCTAAACGACAAAAGACACAGTTAGTCTTACCGCTGGCCGTTCGGGAATCGACTCCCGCCAATGTGCGGAGTCAGATTACCAAGTACGTGAACGCCGCCGCCACCCGAACGGGTAATAGTCAACAGTTTGTCTGGAATTACCTCTACAACCGCTTACATCATGTCTACGGTTTTGATGTGTATCAATGCCCACGCGGTAACGGTGAAACGTGGTTGGATGTGATTGAGCGATATAGCCAATTAGACCGGCTGTATACGCTCACCAATGCGGAGGAAATCTACAGCGAATAG